The following coding sequences are from one Epilithonimonas vandammei window:
- a CDS encoding PaaI family thioesterase yields MDEAKQKEILERLNKANKNTLGDTLEITYTDVSENHLSATMPVNSRVHQPYGILHGGASCVLAETLGSCLSLINVDITKSVPVGTNINSNHLRAKRDGIVTGTATFIRKGNTMHVSQIEIRDEKGNLINHTTMTNNIVPVGKV; encoded by the coding sequence ATGGACGAAGCTAAACAAAAAGAAATATTAGAAAGGCTCAATAAAGCCAATAAAAATACATTAGGAGACACTTTAGAGATTACATATACAGACGTGTCGGAAAATCACCTTTCTGCAACAATGCCAGTCAACTCAAGAGTTCATCAGCCTTATGGCATTCTTCACGGTGGTGCAAGCTGCGTGTTGGCAGAAACACTGGGTTCCTGCTTGTCTTTGATTAATGTTGACATTACCAAATCTGTTCCGGTTGGAACCAATATCAACAGTAATCACTTGAGAGCTAAGCGAGATGGCATCGTTACGGGAACGGCAACTTTTATCCGAAAAGGTAATACAATGCACGTGTCGCAAATAGAAATTCGCGATGAAAAAGGAAATCTTATCAACCATACAACTATGACGAATAATATCGTTCCGGTTGGTAAAGTTTAA
- a CDS encoding 1-acyl-sn-glycerol-3-phosphate acyltransferase, with protein sequence MKKLFAKLILKIIGWKIVLQGDVDNLDRCILVVAPHTDNSEYLLGNLAYWALDKKLKIIIKDSHTKNPFYGWIVKAIGGIGIDRSQKNDLVNFVANEFKKDDFSLVITPEGTRSWVPKWRKGFYNMALAAKVPIVLAGGDYKRKTINLGYKIPYEKLENSSFEEVMQEIQDFYIKYDITPKIPENWNPQIY encoded by the coding sequence ATGAAAAAACTCTTTGCAAAACTCATTCTTAAAATCATTGGATGGAAAATCGTCCTCCAGGGTGATGTTGATAATCTGGACAGATGCATCCTTGTTGTAGCCCCACACACAGATAACAGCGAATATCTTCTTGGAAATCTTGCTTATTGGGCGCTGGATAAAAAACTAAAAATCATCATCAAAGATTCGCATACTAAAAATCCTTTCTATGGCTGGATTGTAAAAGCAATTGGCGGAATCGGGATTGACAGAAGTCAAAAAAATGATTTGGTAAATTTCGTTGCCAATGAATTTAAAAAAGATGATTTCAGTTTGGTGATTACGCCAGAAGGTACAAGAAGTTGGGTTCCAAAATGGCGAAAAGGATTTTACAATATGGCTTTGGCAGCAAAAGTTCCGATCGTTTTGGCAGGCGGCGATTATAAAAGAAAAACAATTAATCTGGGATATAAAATTCCGTATGAAAAATTAGAAAACTCGTCTTTTGAGGAAGTGATGCAGGAAATCCAGGATTTTTACATTAAATACGATATCACCCCAAAAATTCCTGAAAACTGGAATCCACAGATATATTAA
- a CDS encoding chorismate-binding protein, whose amino-acid sequence MLVFKLPDSDKFFCTDNSAGVSLVSFVSFDSKTVLDFKGNLCEISKEEILNLNVSPKSKSPLLEIAKETPESYAHKISQAKDFIEKNELKKLVLSRRKLLMYLDIDSEKKLSLAKSFLKFSESYPSAFCYLFEKNGEIWMGGFSEVLGKFDKKTNIFETMSVAGTLPLEENWSDKEIEEQKAVTDYIHSILRKFSSNLKVSSTKDLISGNIKHLKTDFSAEINSESLDKIISELHPTPAVCGFPKELCAQGIKSIEHFNRELYAGYIKVETEDFIYYFVNLRCASFFKNYAILFAGGGITLKSDAQKEWTETELKSLAIQNNLVFI is encoded by the coding sequence ATGTTAGTTTTTAAGCTTCCAGACAGTGATAAGTTTTTCTGTACAGATAATTCAGCAGGTGTAAGTCTGGTTTCTTTCGTGAGTTTTGACAGCAAAACGGTGCTTGATTTCAAAGGTAACCTATGCGAAATATCGAAAGAAGAAATTCTGAATCTTAATGTTTCTCCAAAAAGCAAAAGTCCTCTGTTAGAAATTGCTAAGGAAACGCCAGAATCTTATGCCCATAAAATATCCCAAGCCAAAGATTTTATTGAGAAAAACGAACTCAAAAAATTAGTTCTTTCCAGGAGGAAATTACTAATGTATCTTGATATTGATTCTGAAAAAAAATTATCCCTAGCGAAAAGCTTTCTGAAATTTTCTGAAAGTTACCCTTCTGCATTTTGTTATTTATTCGAGAAAAATGGTGAAATCTGGATGGGAGGTTTTTCCGAAGTATTAGGAAAGTTTGATAAAAAAACTAATATTTTTGAAACAATGAGTGTTGCAGGAACACTTCCACTGGAGGAAAATTGGAGTGATAAGGAAATAGAAGAGCAGAAAGCTGTAACGGATTACATCCACTCTATTCTCAGAAAATTTTCTTCTAATCTTAAAGTCTCTTCTACCAAAGATTTGATTTCCGGCAATATCAAACATCTTAAAACAGATTTTTCCGCAGAAATTAACTCTGAAAGTCTGGACAAAATTATTTCAGAATTACATCCCACACCGGCTGTCTGTGGTTTTCCTAAAGAACTATGTGCACAAGGTATTAAAAGTATAGAGCATTTTAACCGTGAGCTGTATGCTGGTTATATAAAAGTAGAGACTGAAGATTTCATTTATTATTTTGTAAATCTTCGGTGTGCCAGCTTTTTTAAAAATTACGCAATACTCTTCGCCGGCGGTGGAATTACTTTAAAAAGTGACGCTCAAAAAGAATGGACTGAAACAGAGCTAAAATCTCTTGCAATACAAAACAATCTTGTTTTCATCTGA
- a CDS encoding MFS transporter, producing MNLKLRLIILNFLQFAVWGAYLTSMGNYLGAVGLGSKIGLFYAMQGIVSIFMPAIMGIIADRWIPAQKLLGICHLVAAVFLAAAGYYGMTSGSNVDFSTLFSLYSVSVAFYMPTIALSNSSAYGILVSNGFDTIKAFPPIRTLGTVGFICAMLFVNFAGTLDGQFSISFTGDKNFLSFQNNYNQFFVSAILGLLLFLYSFTLPNVSISNNKEKKSLSDALGLKAFALFKERKMAIFFIFSMFLGVSLQITNGYANPFITSFKDIPEYTNTWGANNANALISLSQVSETLCILLIPFFLKKFGIKKVMLMSMFAWFLRFGLFGLGDPGSNVWMFILSMIVYGVAFDFFNVSGSLFVDKETSPEIRSSAQGVFMMMTNGFGATLGMLVAGEVVNHFVFSKTDIIEQLRGWEISWYIFAIYALIIGILFAIVFRYKHSPEDAKNITH from the coding sequence ATGAATTTAAAATTACGATTAATTATACTTAATTTCCTGCAATTTGCAGTTTGGGGCGCTTATTTGACATCGATGGGCAATTATCTAGGTGCGGTAGGACTAGGTTCCAAAATTGGACTTTTTTATGCGATGCAGGGAATTGTTTCTATTTTTATGCCGGCAATTATGGGGATTATTGCGGATAGATGGATTCCGGCACAAAAACTATTAGGGATATGTCATCTAGTTGCTGCGGTTTTTCTTGCTGCTGCGGGCTACTATGGAATGACTTCTGGCTCCAATGTTGATTTTTCTACTTTATTCTCCTTATATTCAGTAAGTGTGGCGTTTTATATGCCCACTATTGCTCTTTCAAATTCTTCTGCTTATGGAATACTTGTAAGTAATGGTTTTGATACAATAAAGGCTTTTCCACCGATAAGAACTCTGGGTACAGTTGGTTTTATCTGTGCAATGTTGTTTGTCAATTTTGCGGGAACTTTGGATGGACAGTTTTCTATTAGCTTTACGGGAGATAAGAATTTTTTAAGTTTCCAGAATAACTACAATCAATTTTTTGTTTCGGCAATATTGGGCTTACTTTTGTTTCTATATTCCTTTACATTACCAAATGTTTCTATTAGTAATAATAAAGAAAAGAAATCACTTTCTGATGCGCTTGGACTTAAAGCCTTTGCATTGTTCAAAGAAAGAAAGATGGCAATTTTCTTTATTTTTTCTATGTTTTTAGGAGTTTCTCTGCAGATCACGAATGGTTATGCTAATCCTTTTATAACAAGCTTTAAAGATATTCCAGAATATACAAATACGTGGGGAGCAAACAATGCCAATGCGCTAATATCTCTGTCGCAGGTTTCGGAAACACTTTGTATTCTTTTAATCCCGTTTTTCTTAAAAAAATTCGGAATCAAAAAAGTAATGTTGATGTCGATGTTTGCTTGGTTTTTGAGATTTGGCCTCTTCGGTTTAGGTGATCCAGGTTCCAACGTTTGGATGTTTATATTATCAATGATTGTTTACGGTGTTGCATTTGATTTTTTCAATGTTTCAGGTTCACTATTCGTGGATAAAGAAACCTCTCCGGAGATCAGATCTAGTGCGCAAGGCGTTTTTATGATGATGACCAATGGTTTTGGTGCTACTCTAGGGATGTTAGTTGCTGGTGAAGTTGTTAATCATTTTGTTTTTTCTAAAACTGATATTATCGAACAATTAAGAGGCTGGGAAATAAGTTGGTATATATTCGCCATTTACGCCTTGATAATTGGGATTTTATTTGCTATTGTTTTTAGATATAAACACTCACCAGAAGATGCTAAAAATATCACGCATTAA